The following are encoded in a window of Solibacillus sp. FSL R7-0668 genomic DNA:
- a CDS encoding methyl-accepting chemotaxis protein, with product MVSIFTSKKEDIALFKQKIDDLNAQLDEKDHAFQIFLNDLHKELISAIEQHDKVNSQHITLGAMVKDILAEFNRVEQSTIQSNAISLNALDKGSNLIDVSKVMVDVSQKSREAVADVKTIIDELGQESKKNAHNMDELSTRSKEIEDIVTVISTISNQTNLLALNASIEAARAGEHGKGFAVVAEEVRKLAESTKQSAENIVSLTKDTQLQIAKVSDNTNRNMQIVEQGMQTTSETSDKIEQLLSMIDNVQGEIQALLNLIANQKTSNEDVLNNFKRSTAIFDETNTILTQHIEESDVVTVKLLDAVDKVKKFTLA from the coding sequence ATGGTTTCTATTTTCACATCAAAAAAAGAGGATATCGCATTATTTAAGCAAAAAATTGATGATTTAAATGCCCAATTGGACGAAAAGGATCATGCCTTTCAAATTTTTTTGAACGACTTACATAAAGAACTGATTAGCGCGATTGAGCAGCATGATAAAGTCAATAGCCAGCACATTACATTGGGTGCAATGGTGAAGGATATTCTAGCCGAATTTAACCGTGTGGAGCAAAGTACGATTCAATCCAATGCCATTTCATTGAATGCGCTCGATAAAGGCAGCAATCTTATCGATGTATCGAAAGTCATGGTCGATGTCTCACAAAAAAGTCGAGAGGCGGTGGCTGATGTCAAAACGATCATTGATGAATTGGGCCAGGAATCGAAAAAGAATGCGCATAATATGGACGAATTAAGCACGCGCTCAAAGGAAATCGAGGATATCGTTACGGTCATTAGTACTATTTCAAACCAAACAAACTTGCTAGCGCTAAATGCGTCGATTGAGGCTGCACGCGCTGGGGAGCATGGCAAGGGCTTTGCGGTTGTGGCAGAAGAGGTGCGAAAATTAGCGGAAAGCACGAAGCAAAGTGCGGAGAATATCGTGAGCCTGACAAAGGACACGCAGCTCCAAATTGCCAAAGTCTCTGACAATACCAATCGCAATATGCAGATTGTGGAGCAAGGCATGCAGACAACCTCTGAAACGTCTGATAAAATCGAGCAGTTACTTTCGATGATTGACAATGTACAAGGCGAAATCCAAGCATTGCTCAATTTAATTGCTAATCAAAAAACATCCAATGAGGACGTGCTCAATAATTTCAAGCGCTCTACCGCAATTTTTGACGAAACAAACACCATCCTTACACAACATATCGAGGAATCTGATGTCGTAACGGTCAAGCTTTTAGATGCAGTGGATAAGGTGAAGAAGTTTACATTAGCATAA
- a CDS encoding AAA family ATPase, whose product MFFIQMSGFPGSGKSTLAFEIAKRTDCVIVDHDVTKTALLQSAKEGAIDERATGKIAYNVDFALVDFYLAQGKSVILDSPCLYEEIIVRGTEISRKYGANYKYIECYLADFSEINRRLKSRQKRLSQIAEVKSTEVFQATLTQSKKLAPNDFLLVNSGEQLHNYINIVMEYVQKEAGGDNNDTSKSR is encoded by the coding sequence ATGTTTTTTATTCAAATGTCTGGTTTTCCTGGTTCGGGGAAATCTACACTCGCATTCGAAATTGCCAAACGAACAGACTGTGTGATTGTCGATCATGACGTTACGAAAACAGCCTTATTGCAGTCGGCTAAGGAAGGGGCAATCGACGAAAGGGCTACTGGAAAAATAGCGTATAACGTTGATTTTGCATTAGTGGATTTTTATTTAGCCCAAGGGAAAAGTGTTATTTTAGATAGTCCCTGTTTATACGAGGAGATTATTGTAAGAGGCACGGAAATTTCTCGCAAATACGGAGCGAATTATAAATATATCGAATGTTATCTTGCTGATTTTTCCGAAATCAATCGTCGTTTGAAAAGTCGTCAAAAGCGATTAAGTCAAATTGCAGAGGTGAAATCAACCGAGGTTTTTCAAGCAACTCTTACCCAAAGTAAAAAACTAGCACCGAACGATTTTCTTTTGGTGAATAGCGGGGAACAGTTACATAATTATATTAATATCGTAATGGAATATGTTCAAAAAGAGGCAGGAGGGGACAATAATGACACAAGTAAATCTCGGTGA
- a CDS encoding DUF4083 family protein codes for MTQVNLGDIIATFVVLALWVLLFISFFLFIKNMIKRSSQQQRSTQNVEETLQTIQKQNEEIIELLKKMNNRS; via the coding sequence ATGACACAAGTAAATCTCGGTGATATCATTGCTACTTTCGTAGTATTGGCATTGTGGGTCCTGCTATTTATCTCATTTTTTCTCTTTATAAAAAATATGATCAAACGCAGTAGCCAACAGCAAAGAAGCACGCAAAATGTTGAGGAAACACTACAAACTATTCAAAAGCAAAATGAGGAGATTATTGAGCTTTTAAAGAAAATGAATAACCGTTCGTAG